A genomic segment from Nicotiana tabacum cultivar K326 chromosome 7, ASM71507v2, whole genome shotgun sequence encodes:
- the LOC107803265 gene encoding agamous-like MADS-box protein AGL62: protein MSTRLIKGRKSVRLARIENQNNRQVTFSKRRNSVFKKANELATMTGAEVGIIVCPQGSKPYSFGHPNVNETINKYVGEERPPSPSSPGIDDKYVQMFRKANSRELNTRLNSLQDQLDFELNLKSKLKQMNKSVESQQEWFKGPIEKMNYSEASMLKKGLEDLLLKVKNYGTERGYGYANGKWKAE from the exons ATGAGTACTAGACTGATTAAGGGTCGCAAAAGTGTTCGTCTCGCAAggatagaaaatcaaaataatcgACAAGTGACTTTCTCAAAACGCCGAAATAGTGTCTTCAAGAAAGCAAACGAGCTTGCTACTATGACTGGTGCTGAAGTTGGCATCATCGTGTGTCCACAAG GTAGCAAGCCTTACTCTTTTGGTCATCCAAATGTAAATGAAACCATCAACAAATATGTTGGCGAAGAAAGGCCTCCATCACCATCATCACCCGGCATTGATGACAAGTATGTCCAGATGTTCCGAAAAGCCAATTCTAGAGAACTTAACACACGACTCAATTCTCTGCAAGACCAATTGGATTTTGAATTAAACTTGAAAAGCAAACTCAAGCAAATGAATAAGAGTGTAGAGAGCCAACAAGAGTGGTTCAAGGGTCCTATAGAGAAGATGAACTACTCCGAGGCTTCAATGTTGAAGAAGGGATTGGAAGACCTGCTCTTGAAGGTGAAGAACTATGGTACTGAGCGTGGTTATGGTTATGCAAATGGAAAGTGGAAGGCTGAATAA